From Perognathus longimembris pacificus isolate PPM17 chromosome 4, ASM2315922v1, whole genome shotgun sequence, one genomic window encodes:
- the LOC125350098 gene encoding basic proline-rich protein-like, with translation MPGPVSPSAAAPSRIFGLRLLSFGPWGIINVRAINFIRTWNRISDGDGSARPPAPGVPKPPLLLSPTPSLPRPPPPASPGVLLRLPGRPRGGPRGLRLARVHGPRGNQLRAPRRQPAPREPRELQARVPPPGPPGIEMGTPPPPGTPGSRGGSRTQRSPGLPVKNPGDKGGDLGRRAPHRKAPDMKKKCPFPTAAAGSSGLDPARGPAPSAPPALPRRAPIASPPSAPPPARPPTRPLRCPGEPPARPPSAASSAASSSPPQRGLRRGPPARPRRLSSAAPNAPPALPRLQRGPQRAPCASPARPLRSPGAAPARPPARSPARSPPPARPPARPRCAPGAPPAPPQRAPLRSPRLQRVLRRGPSAPPARPRRGPGASPARPLRVPDASPARPLRVPGASPARSPARSPPPARPQRAPGASPARPLASFLRGGERVPTTGIMTHRMRAPPALPALPPGPRGRAGRAQSPGPRRGGRLLRAPPAGPEEEGRAGGRESSELRPASPFRSLCPHRSAEGVPHQGASEGRQRPWREVFLLQQSPAPHIPARGDPGLPVTAHSGAGQRTPSQLEGQFIVTPPPNPYPSPKPVFPCVIPHNRTPDG, from the exons ATGCCGGGCCCGGTCTCCCCGTCCGCGGCCGCTCCCTCCCGCATCTTCGGATTGCGGCTGCTTTCATTCGGGCCGTGGGGGATTATAAATGTTCGCGCAATCAACTTCATTAGGACCTGGAATCGCATTTCTGATGGCGATGGCTCTGCGCGTCCTCCAGCGCCAGGCGTCCCCAAACCTCCCCTCCTTTTGTCTCCgacgccctccctcccccgccccccgccccccgccagccccggggTGCTGCTGCGCCTCCCTGGCCGGCCCAGGGGAG GACCCCGGGGCCTGAGGCTCGCGCGCGTCCACGGGCCGCGTGGGAACCAGCTGCGCGCCCCCCGCCGGCAGCCCGCACCGCGGGAGCCCAGGGAACTGCAGGCCCGGGTcccgccgcccgggcctccgGGGATCGAgatgggaacccccccccccccgggaaccCCGGGGAGCCGGGGTGGGAGCAGAACCCAGCGGAGCCCGGGCCTGCCGGTTAAGAACCCCGGAGACAAAGGAGGCGACCTGGGGCGCAGGGCTCCCCACCGGAAAGCACCCGAC atgaaaaaaaaatgtccttttcCCACAGCAGCTGCGGGGAGCTCGGGCCTGGACCCGGctcgcggccccgcccccagcgcgCCCCCTGCGCTGCCCCGGCGCGCCCCCATTGCATCACCCCCCAGCGCGCCCCCCCCAGCGCGGCCCCCAACGCGCCCCCTGCGCTGCCCCGGTGAGCCCCCAGCGCGACCCCCCAGCGCGGCCTCCAGCGCGGCCTCCAGCTCGCCCCCCCAGCGCGGCCTCCGGCGCGGCCCCCCGGCGCGGCCCCGGCGCCTCTCCAGCGCGGCCCCCAACGCGCCCCCTGCGCTGCCCCG CCTCCAGCGTGGCCCCCAGCGCGCCCCCTGCGCTTCCCCTGCGCGCCCCCTGCGCAGCCCCGGCGCGGCCCCTGCGCGTCCCCCAGCGCGCTCCCCTGcgcgctccccgcccccagcGCGTCCCCCGGCGCGTCCCCGGTGCGCCCCCGGCGCGCCCCCGGCGCCTCCCCAGCGCGCTCCCCTGCGCTCTCCCCGCCTCCAGCGCGTCCTCCGGCGCGGCCCCAGCGCGCCCCCGGCGCGTCCCCGGCGCGGCCCCGGCGCCTCCCCGGCGCGCCCCCTGCGCGTCCCCGACGCCTCCCCGGCGCGCCCCCTGCGCGTCCCCGGCGCCTCCCCAGCGCGCTCCCCTGCGCGCTCCCCGCCCCCTGCGCGTCCCCAGCGCGCCCCCGGCGCGTCGCCGGCGCGGCCGCTGGCCAGCTTCCTCCGGGGAGGGGAGCGAGTGCCCACCACGGGAATCATGACACACCGAATGAGAGC CCCCCCGGCGCTCCCCGCTCTGCCCCCGGGACCCCGCGGGCGCGCGGGCCGCGCGCAGAGCCCTGGGCCGCGCCGGGGAGGCCGCTTGCTCCGGGCGCCACCTGCAGGGCCCGAGGAGGAAGGCCGGGCAG gaggcagggagagcagCGAGCTAAGGCCGGCCAGCCCCTTCCGAAGCCTGTGTCCGCACCGTTCCGCAGAGGGGGTCCCACACCAGGGCGCCTCAGAAGGGCGTCAGAGGCCATGGCGAGAGGTCTTCCTGCTCCAGCAGAGCCCAGCTCCCCACATCCCTGCCCGCGGAGACCCTGGCTTGC CGGTGACGGCGCACTCCGGGGCAGGGCAAAGAACTCCCTCACAACTGGAGGGCCAGTTTATTGTCACGCCACCCCCAAACCCCTACCCGAGCCCCAAGCCCGTGTTCCCCTGCGTCATTCCTCACAATCGCACCCCGGATGGATAG